The following are encoded together in the Desulfomonilaceae bacterium genome:
- a CDS encoding glycoside hydrolase family 15 protein, whose product MQMITSVYPPIADYGFIADCHSCALVSSVASIDWLCTPRMDSASCFGRILDWRDGGYCQIVPVKKFEATRQYLDSSMILETTFITDDGEARVRDCFTMREGGQHEPYQQILRSIDGVKGTVELRIDVEPRFGYGAVRPWIRRDERGNFLAIGGSHGLVISSNAHLELKYRHKLEGSCVTEKGSRAYLSIMFRKPEDIDEGLVEIPGEDELSGRLEGTISWWRSWCNKGRFKGQYSGQTKRSAMILKGLTNAPTGAIAAAATTSLPEHQGGCRNWDYRFSWIRDSCFTVNSLAEVGYVKEANGFRRFIERSAASADQLQIVFGLGGERWLPENEIARLEGYRGSKPVRVGNDAWRQSQLDTYGDLLDLAYRWHNRGESPDDDYWEFLVEVVDAVVGSWQRPDRSIWELRGEPRHFVYSKVKCWNALDRGIKLAEETGRQAPLDKWKKTRDKVRLAVETKGYDSNRGAFAQAFDHHVMDASLLLLPGCDFVDYNDERMIRTTDAVWEELEEGGLLRRYVPYDDGLPGSEGVFLPCSFWLAECLARQGRRDHACEIFERALATGNDLGLFSEEYDTISNEMLGNFPQALTHLSLIQAAVALAEME is encoded by the coding sequence ATGCAAATGATTACCAGCGTATACCCACCCATTGCCGATTACGGATTTATAGCGGACTGCCACTCATGCGCACTGGTATCCAGCGTTGCGTCTATTGATTGGCTCTGCACGCCGAGAATGGACTCCGCAAGTTGCTTCGGCCGCATTCTAGACTGGCGCGACGGAGGATACTGTCAGATTGTCCCGGTGAAAAAATTCGAAGCTACACGACAATACCTGGACTCCTCGATGATTCTCGAAACTACCTTTATTACAGACGATGGCGAAGCCCGCGTCCGCGACTGCTTCACCATGCGTGAGGGAGGACAACATGAGCCGTATCAGCAGATTCTCCGGTCTATAGATGGAGTGAAAGGGACGGTGGAACTTAGGATAGACGTAGAACCCCGTTTTGGCTATGGAGCGGTGAGACCTTGGATTCGCAGGGACGAACGTGGGAATTTCCTCGCCATCGGCGGCAGCCACGGGCTCGTGATCTCCAGTAACGCTCATCTGGAACTGAAATATCGCCATAAGCTGGAGGGCTCATGTGTCACGGAGAAAGGATCACGGGCCTACCTGTCTATCATGTTCAGGAAGCCGGAGGACATTGACGAAGGGCTGGTGGAGATTCCGGGCGAAGACGAACTGAGCGGCCGTCTGGAAGGGACTATCTCATGGTGGCGCTCCTGGTGTAACAAGGGCAGATTCAAAGGCCAATATTCGGGCCAAACCAAACGGTCGGCCATGATCCTCAAGGGTCTCACCAATGCGCCCACCGGGGCCATAGCCGCTGCAGCCACTACTTCGTTACCTGAACATCAGGGTGGTTGCCGCAACTGGGACTATCGCTTCTCCTGGATTCGCGATTCCTGCTTCACGGTGAATTCTTTGGCGGAAGTCGGCTATGTGAAAGAGGCCAACGGGTTTCGCCGGTTTATTGAAAGGAGCGCAGCGAGCGCCGACCAACTCCAGATAGTTTTCGGGCTTGGCGGGGAACGCTGGCTCCCTGAAAACGAAATCGCAAGACTGGAAGGTTATCGTGGTTCCAAGCCAGTACGGGTGGGGAACGACGCTTGGAGACAGAGTCAATTGGATACCTACGGTGACCTGCTGGATCTCGCTTACCGATGGCACAACCGCGGCGAATCCCCTGACGACGACTACTGGGAGTTTCTTGTTGAAGTGGTAGATGCTGTCGTCGGATCCTGGCAGCGCCCGGACCGTAGCATCTGGGAACTGCGCGGTGAGCCCCGTCATTTCGTATACTCCAAAGTGAAGTGCTGGAACGCCCTGGATCGTGGAATCAAGTTGGCTGAGGAAACCGGTCGTCAAGCCCCCTTGGATAAATGGAAAAAAACACGAGATAAGGTGCGCTTGGCTGTTGAAACAAAAGGCTACGACTCGAACCGGGGAGCTTTTGCGCAGGCGTTTGATCATCACGTTATGGATGCGTCCCTGCTTTTGCTCCCTGGCTGTGATTTCGTGGATTACAATGACGAACGCATGATCCGTACCACCGACGCTGTGTGGGAGGAGCTAGAAGAAGGCGGTCTACTGCGCCGCTATGTCCCCTACGACGATGGGTTGCCGGGCTCTGAAGGGGTTTTCCTGCCCTGCTCTTTCTGGCTTGCGGAATGCCTGGCTCGTCAGGGCCGACGAGACCACGCATGCGAGATCTTTGAGCGTGCCCTGGCTACCGGCAACGACCTGGGTCTGTTTTCAGAGGAATACGACACTATTTCCAATGAGATGCTCGGAAATTTCCCCCAGGCGTTAACGCATTTGTCTCTTATCCAGGCTGCGGTAGCCCTTGCGGAAATGGAGTGA
- a CDS encoding antibiotic biosynthesis monooxygenase encodes MFVVIISFPPIKAGKDADFLEWFASTNKTFANYKGFIGRRLLKPVKGANYTAIVEHESQETFLAMHNSPAHDDASKGLGALFDGHPSPEFFEVIIG; translated from the coding sequence ATGTTTGTAGTAATTATCAGTTTTCCACCAATCAAAGCAGGGAAAGACGCTGACTTTCTTGAGTGGTTTGCTTCGACAAACAAAACGTTTGCAAACTATAAGGGTTTTATTGGTCGCCGCCTCTTGAAGCCTGTGAAAGGCGCCAATTATACCGCCATTGTCGAGCACGAGAGTCAGGAAACCTTCTTGGCAATGCACAACAGTCCCGCCCACGACGATGCCAGCAAGGGGCTTGGGGCGTTGTTCGACGGCCACCCCTCTCCCGAGTTTTTTGAGGTGATCATCGGGTAA
- a CDS encoding 4Fe-4S binding protein — MESIYGELATRIGLGQSDRIAKLFQIIADLKEAQLLLALPGTPPEVAKKLNLTESEVSSMLHTLFIKGVVFPSGKSDPPKYKMSRDLIQFHDASILWPEAPQEFLDVWQEFMELEWPEIAKNFNKMFPRPFTRVIPVGVTIQAKTHVLAFEDVSEIIEKANVISVTKCTCRLTAHKCDRTLEACLQINKGAEYNIARGTGRRLNKQEALDIVRKAEEDGLIHVVMNKQNVDQFICNCCPCCCQTMPILIKHSISVIEPSRFAAKVDPDLCSSCGACVDRCYFGAIVAEENEPTFVDASKCMGCGLCQVTCPTEAISMVETRGTDFVPEKFFN, encoded by the coding sequence ATGGAATCCATATACGGTGAACTGGCGACTCGAATCGGCCTGGGTCAATCGGACAGGATAGCGAAACTTTTCCAGATCATAGCTGATTTGAAGGAAGCTCAACTGCTTCTGGCGTTACCTGGGACGCCTCCTGAGGTGGCAAAAAAGTTAAATTTGACGGAATCTGAAGTTTCCTCAATGTTGCACACTCTTTTTATTAAAGGGGTGGTATTCCCTTCCGGAAAATCCGATCCGCCGAAGTACAAAATGTCTCGGGACCTTATTCAGTTCCATGACGCGTCTATTCTGTGGCCGGAAGCTCCCCAGGAATTCCTCGATGTATGGCAGGAATTCATGGAACTCGAGTGGCCTGAAATTGCAAAGAATTTCAACAAAATGTTCCCTCGTCCCTTCACAAGGGTTATTCCCGTCGGGGTTACAATTCAGGCGAAAACCCATGTTTTGGCTTTTGAAGATGTAAGTGAAATTATCGAAAAGGCTAATGTGATATCCGTCACAAAATGCACTTGCCGCCTGACCGCCCACAAATGTGACAGGACCCTGGAAGCCTGTCTCCAGATAAACAAAGGAGCCGAATACAACATAGCCCGTGGAACCGGAAGACGATTGAACAAGCAAGAAGCCCTTGACATAGTGCGCAAAGCGGAAGAAGACGGTTTAATCCATGTCGTCATGAATAAACAGAATGTCGATCAGTTTATCTGTAATTGCTGCCCCTGTTGCTGTCAGACCATGCCTATACTCATTAAACACAGCATCAGTGTTATAGAACCGAGCCGATTCGCAGCCAAGGTTGATCCGGATCTTTGTTCGTCATGCGGCGCATGTGTCGACAGATGTTACTTTGGGGCGATAGTCGCAGAAGAAAATGAACCCACCTTTGTGGACGCGAGCAAATGCATGGGATGCGGTCTGTGTCAGGTTACATGTCCCACCGAAGCTATAAGTATGGTGGAAACCAGAGGGACCGATTTTGTCCCGGAAAAGTTCTTTAACTAG
- a CDS encoding glycyl-radical enzyme activating protein: MTQLPLIIDIKRYSFEDGPGIRSVVFFKGCPMRCVFCHNPESQQLGPEIAFSSNLCIKCGACVDVCPQGALDELLSGRILRDKCNYCGKCADVCPTDGLRLIGKYYSVEALTEVLLRDFEYYRHSNGGVTLSGGESTLFPSYLELLLKGLKAKGIHIVLETSGYFNYGAFRRKIYPYLDLIYYDIKFVDNATHLKYCGRPNGIILRNFRELMTEGKVDILPRIPLAPGVTLTETNLGGVVDFLRSSGAKTVAPISYNPMGLSKFETLGRPKPNLPERFMTPEETSQAYEILKRSSLFR; this comes from the coding sequence GTGACACAACTGCCTCTAATAATTGATATCAAGCGGTACAGTTTCGAGGATGGCCCAGGGATACGCAGCGTCGTCTTTTTCAAGGGTTGTCCCATGAGATGCGTATTCTGCCACAACCCTGAATCCCAACAACTCGGACCGGAAATCGCATTTTCGAGCAATCTGTGCATCAAGTGCGGGGCCTGCGTGGATGTCTGCCCGCAAGGAGCTTTGGACGAGTTACTCAGCGGCCGAATTCTCAGAGACAAATGCAACTACTGTGGGAAGTGCGCGGATGTCTGTCCGACCGACGGCCTAAGACTCATCGGCAAGTATTATTCGGTGGAAGCCCTCACGGAGGTACTGCTCCGTGATTTCGAGTACTACCGCCACTCGAATGGCGGAGTAACCCTTTCAGGGGGAGAATCCACTCTTTTCCCTAGCTATCTTGAACTTCTTCTCAAGGGCCTCAAGGCAAAAGGAATCCACATAGTCCTCGAAACATCGGGATATTTCAACTATGGCGCCTTTCGACGCAAGATCTATCCATACCTCGACCTTATTTATTACGACATAAAGTTTGTCGATAACGCAACTCACCTAAAGTATTGTGGACGACCTAACGGAATCATTCTCAGGAATTTCCGCGAGTTGATGACAGAGGGCAAAGTTGATATCCTCCCTCGCATTCCTTTGGCGCCTGGCGTCACGTTGACCGAGACAAATCTTGGGGGAGTGGTGGATTTCTTGCGCTCATCCGGCGCAAAGACGGTGGCGCCTATCTCTTACAACCCGATGGGGCTTTCAAAATTCGAAACCCTGGGTAGACCGAAACCCAACCTGCCCGAGAGGTTCATGACGCCGGAAGAAACCAGCCAAGCCTACGAAATCTTAAAAAGAAGCTCTCTGTTCCGATAA
- a CDS encoding FAD/NAD(P)-binding protein — protein MPESVSKRPDLGQGVFYKPELAKVVRAYQMRPTEAFLEIELADGRPLNHQPGQFVMVSVFGHGEAPISICSSPSQEESFEICVRAVGNLSRAVDAVCAGDWLGIRGPYGRGFPVSEMRGRDVLAIAGGIGLAPLRSLITYVLDNREDYRRLIVVYGARSPSTLLFQDDMEQWSKAPDVTVYITVDQPDDTWKGRTGVLTLPLREIEFNSGKGMVVAAVGPPVMYRFVAMELLGRGLSEDQIYFSLERQFRCGIGKCGHCQLNDVYVCQDGPVFRYSELLGRTEAVEAWAPEKDQD, from the coding sequence ATGCCTGAAAGTGTCTCCAAGAGACCCGATCTAGGCCAAGGTGTGTTCTATAAGCCGGAATTGGCGAAAGTCGTCAGGGCATACCAGATGAGACCCACTGAAGCTTTCCTGGAAATAGAACTAGCTGACGGCCGCCCATTGAACCATCAGCCCGGACAATTCGTCATGGTATCCGTATTCGGCCACGGCGAAGCCCCGATATCAATTTGCTCTTCTCCGTCTCAGGAGGAAAGCTTTGAAATCTGCGTCAGGGCAGTGGGCAATTTGAGTAGAGCCGTCGACGCTGTGTGCGCTGGCGATTGGCTCGGCATCAGGGGGCCCTACGGCAGAGGCTTTCCGGTCTCTGAGATGAGAGGTCGAGACGTCCTTGCCATAGCTGGGGGCATCGGTTTGGCTCCTCTCAGGTCTCTCATAACGTACGTGCTGGATAACCGCGAAGATTACCGCCGTCTTATCGTGGTTTACGGCGCAAGAAGCCCTTCCACCCTTCTTTTTCAGGATGACATGGAGCAGTGGTCCAAAGCTCCGGACGTGACGGTATACATTACCGTGGATCAACCGGATGACACATGGAAGGGGAGAACGGGCGTATTAACATTGCCTCTTCGAGAAATAGAATTTAATTCCGGCAAGGGCATGGTGGTTGCAGCAGTCGGGCCTCCCGTGATGTACCGATTTGTTGCGATGGAATTGCTTGGAAGGGGACTGAGCGAGGATCAGATATACTTCTCGCTGGAAAGGCAATTCAGATGTGGGATCGGGAAATGTGGTCATTGCCAGCTTAACGACGTCTATGTATGTCAGGACGGACCGGTGTTCCGCTATTCTGAACTCCTGGGCCGCACGGAAGCCGTGGAAGCTTGGGCGCCTGAAAAGGATCAGGATTAG
- a CDS encoding pyruvate formate lyase family protein encodes MNQVTLGDVSLRGISLDQYDELGKMRDAYFQAVPEICIERPCLVTNFHLEMGLLDQPRISILDKARVYRKVLEEREPIVSHTSARDHNMREFSIDDTSPFAGSTTSKFKGVLLHPELLALAMWSELNTVSDRSQNPFFIDKNDIETLTLAIFPHWLKKSVWEITRYRDYPGQFHTITSREPDNMTLLQNAVFFITSKVLCISHAIPDFSKALDSGLGSMIEEAIRKEHETSDSSKKQFYQAVRETMEGIISYSTNLANQAREDSKRADIDPAEKSRLEEIAQIYRNVPKKPARTFREALTTVWICWTAIHLENPNVGMSLGRLDQVLYPYYKRDISSGALTVRRAIELICYLWLKIGDHVPMMPETGEQLFGGTGSNQAITLGGVDKNGNDAVNDLTYIMLKATELMRLRDPNLNARYHSGKNSDEYLKRITEVNIKTGATPAIHNDRAVFKALRSKGHSTEQAWDYGIVGCVEPVSAGRTYGHNAAIILNLASTLEMALFQGKHRHTGNKQIGLQTDNPAIFNDYAQFWDAFKRQTECLIDRAVELNNQFGKTHQDFYPTPILSAFFEGPMDKGVDLIQGGATINSSGAAIVGFADVVDSLAAIRKWVFEIDDNQKISFPRLLAALSKDFVGNTHEAIGKLLWNQNKTPKFGNEHPVADQIARDVVTMLDEQFGCRVNYRGGHYRVGYWTMTIHAAFGKLTQSLPNGRKARQNFASGITPVSNVTPYLSKALGSVAQLPAEALSSGVALNIKYTPETDVVLMRDNFAATVKAFFSSDFGGRDGGFEIQFNIVSRETLKAAQRRPELHGDLLVRVSGYTAYFRDLNPQMQEEIIQRTEYLLSTGNAQHCIEIS; translated from the coding sequence ATGAACCAAGTTACCCTCGGTGACGTTTCTCTGAGAGGAATCAGCCTTGACCAATATGATGAACTTGGAAAAATGCGAGACGCATACTTCCAAGCGGTCCCCGAAATTTGTATCGAACGCCCTTGTTTGGTTACCAATTTTCACCTGGAAATGGGTTTGCTTGATCAGCCGAGGATCTCAATCCTGGACAAGGCCCGTGTGTATCGGAAGGTTCTTGAAGAACGTGAGCCTATTGTTTCCCACACATCGGCGCGCGACCACAATATGCGCGAGTTCTCCATTGATGACACATCTCCATTTGCCGGATCCACCACAAGCAAGTTCAAGGGAGTCCTGCTCCACCCTGAACTGCTGGCCCTGGCTATGTGGTCTGAACTGAACACCGTTTCGGACCGGTCTCAAAACCCTTTTTTCATTGACAAGAATGATATTGAAACTTTGACTCTTGCTATTTTTCCCCATTGGCTGAAAAAGTCCGTGTGGGAAATCACAAGGTATCGCGACTATCCAGGTCAGTTTCACACGATTACATCTCGCGAACCTGACAATATGACGCTTCTTCAGAATGCGGTCTTTTTCATTACAAGCAAAGTGCTGTGTATATCGCACGCTATACCTGATTTTTCAAAAGCTCTGGACTCTGGTCTTGGCTCGATGATTGAGGAGGCTATACGTAAAGAACACGAAACTTCGGATTCGAGCAAGAAGCAGTTTTACCAGGCGGTGAGAGAAACGATGGAAGGTATTATCTCCTATTCCACGAACCTCGCGAATCAAGCCAGGGAAGACTCCAAAAGGGCCGATATCGATCCAGCCGAAAAGTCCCGTCTTGAAGAAATTGCCCAGATCTATCGAAACGTGCCGAAGAAACCGGCGCGAACCTTTCGAGAGGCCTTGACCACAGTGTGGATATGCTGGACCGCTATTCATCTTGAAAACCCAAATGTTGGGATGAGCCTGGGGCGTTTGGATCAGGTCCTTTATCCATATTACAAAAGAGATATCAGTTCCGGAGCGCTGACAGTTAGAAGAGCGATAGAATTGATTTGCTACCTATGGCTTAAAATTGGGGATCACGTCCCGATGATGCCGGAAACAGGTGAGCAGCTTTTTGGGGGAACAGGCTCCAATCAGGCCATCACCTTAGGTGGTGTGGACAAAAACGGAAATGACGCAGTAAACGACCTCACGTACATCATGCTCAAGGCGACTGAATTGATGAGGTTGAGGGACCCTAATCTGAACGCAAGGTATCACTCTGGAAAGAATTCCGACGAATATCTGAAGAGGATTACCGAGGTCAATATCAAGACAGGGGCCACTCCAGCCATACATAATGATAGGGCTGTATTCAAGGCGCTTCGTTCCAAAGGCCATTCGACGGAACAGGCCTGGGATTACGGCATTGTCGGCTGCGTGGAACCCGTGAGCGCTGGAAGGACCTACGGTCACAATGCCGCGATCATCCTGAATCTAGCGTCAACTCTTGAAATGGCGCTGTTCCAGGGAAAGCACAGGCATACCGGTAACAAGCAAATCGGCCTTCAAACGGACAATCCCGCCATCTTTAATGATTACGCACAGTTCTGGGACGCCTTCAAGCGCCAGACTGAGTGTCTCATAGACCGGGCGGTTGAACTGAACAATCAGTTTGGCAAGACCCACCAGGATTTTTATCCTACTCCAATCCTGTCAGCCTTCTTCGAAGGTCCGATGGACAAGGGCGTGGATCTGATCCAGGGTGGCGCTACGATTAACAGCTCAGGAGCGGCAATCGTGGGTTTCGCTGACGTAGTGGATTCACTTGCCGCGATCAGGAAGTGGGTGTTTGAGATTGATGATAACCAAAAAATAAGTTTCCCCAGACTGCTTGCAGCTCTCAGTAAGGATTTTGTTGGAAACACACACGAAGCTATTGGAAAACTGCTTTGGAATCAGAATAAGACTCCCAAGTTCGGCAATGAGCATCCGGTCGCGGATCAGATTGCACGGGACGTTGTGACAATGTTGGATGAGCAGTTCGGATGCAGGGTCAATTACCGCGGTGGCCATTATCGAGTCGGATACTGGACCATGACCATTCATGCAGCTTTTGGTAAACTCACCCAGAGTCTTCCCAACGGCCGCAAGGCTCGTCAGAACTTTGCCAGCGGCATTACTCCAGTTTCCAATGTTACGCCCTATTTGAGCAAAGCCCTTGGTTCAGTGGCGCAACTTCCGGCCGAAGCTCTTTCCAGCGGAGTGGCGCTAAACATCAAATATACTCCGGAAACAGATGTGGTTCTTATGCGGGATAACTTTGCGGCTACGGTGAAGGCTTTCTTCAGTAGTGACTTTGGTGGTCGTGATGGAGGCTTTGAAATTCAGTTTAACATAGTGTCACGGGAAACATTAAAGGCGGCTCAAAGGAGACCTGAGCTACACGGTGATCTTCTCGTAAGGGTCTCGGGCTACACAGCCTATTTCCGGGATCTCAATCCCCAGATGCAAGAGGAGATCATACAGCGTACAGAGTATCTCCTGTCCACCGGCAATGCGCAGCATTGCATCGAAATCTCCTAG
- a CDS encoding Ni/Fe hydrogenase subunit alpha — MAKDAQIKLRHMTRVEGHGDIIAEIKDGSLVDVRFAVVEAPRLFEAFLVGRTYDEVVHCAPRICGICSVSHKCAALKATETALGVEVTEQTLLLRRLAFHGEVISSHILHIYFLAAPDFFGVSSVFPLVETAPDVVRRAMRMKRLAYDLCDVTLGRHTHPVAMTIGGFSFVHSEKRLAAMRDRLVDGLEDIKVTVKLFKTVDYPKFERETEYVSLRSPTRYAFYDGDLFSSDGECVPAGRYRDYIHERVVPYSTAKHASWSRPQYMVGALARVNNNHDQLSSLALEAAHDLGITAPCFNPFANTLAQIVECAHCLEDSIHIIDMLLERGIRAGEEQAAVSPREGRGVGAVEAPRGTLFHEYEYGPNGKCLTANLVIPTAQNLANLEADMRAYVPAIIEQSEESITHQLEMLARAYDPCISCSTHMILAM, encoded by the coding sequence ATGGCGAAGGACGCTCAGATAAAATTGCGCCACATGACAAGGGTTGAGGGACACGGCGATATCATCGCTGAGATTAAAGACGGCAGCCTGGTGGATGTTCGATTTGCCGTAGTTGAAGCGCCACGTCTCTTTGAAGCGTTCCTGGTGGGACGGACCTATGACGAGGTTGTTCATTGTGCGCCCAGGATTTGCGGAATCTGTTCGGTTAGCCACAAGTGCGCTGCCCTGAAAGCGACCGAAACTGCTCTGGGTGTAGAAGTCACCGAGCAGACGCTTTTGCTGCGGCGGCTCGCTTTTCACGGAGAAGTTATAAGCAGTCATATTTTGCATATCTACTTTCTGGCGGCGCCTGACTTCTTCGGTGTCTCCAGTGTATTTCCACTAGTTGAAACCGCTCCGGACGTCGTGCGGCGAGCTATGCGCATGAAAAGGCTCGCATACGACCTGTGCGACGTTACGCTTGGAAGGCATACACATCCGGTAGCGATGACTATCGGTGGTTTCAGCTTTGTACATTCGGAGAAGAGGCTTGCCGCGATGAGAGATCGCCTGGTGGATGGCCTGGAAGATATAAAGGTTACCGTAAAGCTGTTCAAGACCGTAGATTACCCTAAATTCGAGCGTGAAACTGAGTACGTTTCCCTCAGGAGCCCCACGCGCTACGCCTTTTATGATGGTGACCTGTTCTCCAGCGATGGCGAATGCGTGCCAGCCGGCAGGTACCGCGATTACATCCATGAGCGGGTTGTTCCTTATTCCACCGCCAAGCACGCTTCCTGGAGTCGGCCGCAGTACATGGTGGGAGCCTTGGCTCGTGTCAATAACAACCACGACCAACTCAGTTCTCTCGCCTTGGAAGCCGCCCATGATCTGGGAATTACCGCGCCATGCTTCAATCCGTTTGCCAACACTCTCGCGCAGATTGTCGAATGCGCCCATTGCCTGGAGGACAGTATTCACATTATAGACATGCTACTTGAGCGGGGAATAAGGGCCGGAGAAGAGCAGGCTGCGGTTTCGCCTCGTGAAGGAAGAGGAGTAGGAGCTGTAGAGGCCCCTCGCGGCACTCTGTTTCACGAGTATGAATACGGCCCAAATGGCAAATGCCTGACGGCTAACCTGGTTATTCCCACCGCACAAAACCTGGCAAACCTCGAAGCGGATATGCGAGCGTACGTGCCTGCGATTATCGAACAAAGCGAGGAATCCATCACCCATCAGTTGGAAATGCTGGCACGAGCCTACGATCCTTGCATTTCCTGTTCTACACACATGATTTTGGCTATGTGA
- a CDS encoding ferritin family protein, translating into MKYPLFRAGEILDMAIQIERQGIRFYEVCASSTLQQDVLEVFRRLIEQERLHVDIFSRMKAGLVDYPLPETYTGEMRSYVDSLVRDQVFYQTAEASRNASDIKDPFKAIEFGVGFEKRSILFYSAIKEVIRDSETNVVDDVINQEHGHIRWLLRLRQELEQGQTEQEQE; encoded by the coding sequence ATGAAGTATCCTCTCTTCCGTGCCGGAGAGATCCTGGATATGGCCATCCAGATAGAGCGTCAGGGGATAAGATTTTATGAAGTGTGCGCATCATCAACATTGCAGCAGGACGTTTTGGAGGTCTTCCGGCGCTTGATAGAGCAAGAACGTCTACATGTCGATATCTTTTCTCGTATGAAGGCAGGACTCGTCGATTACCCGCTTCCTGAAACGTACACAGGGGAAATGCGCAGCTATGTGGATAGCCTCGTTCGGGATCAGGTATTTTACCAGACGGCGGAAGCCTCTCGGAATGCCTCCGACATCAAAGATCCGTTCAAGGCCATCGAGTTCGGTGTCGGCTTTGAGAAACGCTCAATACTCTTTTACTCCGCCATCAAGGAAGTGATTCGTGATTCCGAGACCAATGTAGTTGACGACGTGATTAACCAGGAACATGGTCACATCCGATGGCTCCTTCGGTTACGCCAAGAATTGGAGCAAGGGCAAACCGAACAAGAGCAAGAGTAA
- a CDS encoding DUF488 domain-containing protein: protein MGKVLDRAVVFLKARKPVIRIKRIYDAPSRNDGYRVLVDRLWPRGINKQKAGIDIWLKDAAPSDELRKWFNHDPQKWGDFKKRYFAELEHKQRILDPVIEKIEEGVTLLYGAKDEQHNNAVALKEYLEKKVEAKDETSMD from the coding sequence TTGGGTAAAGTTCTAGATCGTGCAGTCGTTTTCCTGAAGGCAAGAAAACCTGTGATAAGAATAAAGCGGATTTATGATGCCCCGTCCCGGAATGATGGCTATAGAGTACTGGTAGACAGACTCTGGCCACGGGGTATAAACAAACAAAAAGCCGGGATTGACATATGGCTGAAAGATGCTGCTCCCAGCGATGAATTGAGGAAGTGGTTCAACCATGATCCTCAAAAATGGGGTGATTTCAAAAAGAGATATTTTGCCGAGTTAGAACACAAACAAAGGATATTGGACCCTGTCATTGAAAAGATCGAGGAAGGCGTGACCCTTCTTTATGGAGCGAAAGACGAGCAACACAATAATGCCGTGGCGTTAAAAGAATATTTAGAAAAGAAAGTGGAGGCTAAAGATGAAACAAGTATGGATTGA
- a CDS encoding 4Fe-4S dicluster domain-containing protein — protein MQTYVVSHEDWSLFLDRIMEDWTVVGPRQRPDQPGFHYFDQVKGPLDLTLDYTTTTIPPKKVFFPPTENLFRFTEGNPPSIDVVCETTPFLLIGVHPCDLAAIDALDAAYSCPPAEMRWAVQRKRATIIGIDCLPDEYCFCASIGTSESRKTCDLFLTPIDGAYFIEIHTAAGEKTLKTARKVPAQARHLEEVKRWRSEKVARTTASLDSPIAEFADILDRGGLTPVWQEVASRCYSCGSCNTTCPTCFCFSMDDEFDLTLAGGVRRRSWDSCQLLEFALVAGGHNFRGERWQRVRHRWHRKFLYLYRRLGRPYCTGCGRCSRACAADINIVDVSNQLISYSQKGGHNA, from the coding sequence ATGCAAACCTATGTAGTCTCACATGAAGATTGGAGCCTTTTCCTGGATCGTATCATGGAAGACTGGACGGTCGTCGGGCCAAGGCAGAGGCCGGATCAGCCAGGGTTTCACTATTTCGATCAGGTGAAAGGTCCGCTGGATCTGACGCTAGACTACACAACCACAACGATCCCCCCCAAAAAAGTGTTTTTCCCTCCGACAGAGAACCTGTTCCGCTTCACTGAGGGCAATCCGCCGTCAATAGACGTCGTCTGCGAGACAACCCCGTTCCTTCTCATCGGTGTTCATCCTTGCGATCTGGCGGCGATAGACGCTTTAGACGCTGCATACTCATGTCCCCCAGCCGAGATGCGATGGGCCGTACAAAGAAAACGAGCAACCATTATCGGCATTGATTGCCTGCCTGATGAGTATTGTTTTTGCGCTTCAATCGGAACCAGCGAATCCCGCAAAACCTGCGATCTGTTTCTGACACCGATCGACGGCGCCTATTTCATCGAGATACACACGGCGGCCGGTGAAAAGACGCTGAAAACTGCCCGAAAAGTTCCGGCGCAGGCCCGGCACTTGGAAGAAGTCAAGCGCTGGCGTTCGGAAAAAGTTGCACGTACAACCGCTTCGTTGGATTCGCCGATAGCCGAATTTGCAGACATTCTTGACCGTGGTGGGCTGACACCCGTATGGCAAGAGGTTGCGTCACGGTGTTACAGTTGCGGATCGTGCAACACAACCTGTCCCACCTGTTTCTGTTTCAGCATGGACGACGAATTCGACCTGACGCTTGCAGGCGGTGTAAGGAGACGTTCATGGGATTCTTGTCAACTGCTGGAGTTCGCTCTTGTTGCAGGCGGACACAACTTTCGTGGAGAACGTTGGCAACGGGTGAGGCACCGTTGGCACAGGAAATTCCTATATCTGTACAGGAGGTTGGGCCGTCCTTATTGCACCGGTTGCGGTCGATGCAGCCGCGCGTGCGCCGCAGACATCAATATAGTGGATGTTTCCAATCAACTCATAAGCTATTCCCAAAAAGGGGGTCACAATGCCTGA